One Nitrospirae bacterium YQR-1 DNA segment encodes these proteins:
- a CDS encoding putative toxin-antitoxin system toxin component, PIN family, whose product MLKVVFDANIIISALCYPESLPAKVFKLARKRQVLNCISDDILAEIQRNLVKKFAWQEQDAYRAQRWLLSFSELITPGKQIKALEYLPDNRILECAVAGGVQAIVTGNMLEYLVSSMPDFGSYHRQALLSNDIIFLCKPSKEI is encoded by the coding sequence ATGCTTAAAGTCGTTTTTGATGCCAACATCATCATTTCCGCTCTTTGCTATCCCGAAAGTTTACCGGCGAAGGTTTTTAAGTTGGCCAGAAAACGGCAAGTGCTTAATTGTATTTCAGATGATATTTTAGCTGAAATCCAAAGGAATTTAGTAAAGAAATTCGCTTGGCAAGAGCAAGACGCATATAGAGCGCAAAGGTGGTTGTTATCTTTTTCCGAGTTAATTACACCCGGCAAACAAATTAAAGCTCTTGAGTATTTACCAGATAATAGGATATTAGAATGTGCCGTGGCCGGAGGAGTCCAAGCAATCGTTACCGGAAATATGTTAGAATATCTTGTCTCCTCTATGCCGGATTTCGGGTCATACCATCGACAAGCCCTCCTCTCAAATGATATAATATTTTTATGCAAACCATCGAAAGAGATTTAG
- a CDS encoding MBOAT family protein, with amino-acid sequence MLVIASLVFYSMWKVQYIWVIVCSIVVNYAIGFLLKRDTHRRLLLATGIVINVAALCVFKYTYFAVTNLNTLFNTNIMVTNIALPLAISFFTFEQISYLAYCYYNKHTESFLNYSLFISFFPKLIAGPIVYPQEMLPQFASKENKTINYENIVKGLVLFFCGLFKKTVVADTLAIVAANGFDKPDVLSLVTAWATALAYTLQLYYDFSGYTDMACGVALMFNIHLPINFESPYKASNIQQFWKTWHMTLTRFLRDYIYIPMGGNRASRLTTYVNIFVVFLIGGIWHGAGWTFIIWGLLHGAAMVLHRAWQLSGLRMNGYIGWFLTFNFVNIAWVFFRAKSVDSAFNVLRGMSGVHELKKLLACGPTAGIATVAAMVINSVKEFAVALNGLFLEHYLYYFFFIFISLTMVLTINNTNHIVRYFKPSVVSSLLFSLVMLVSLLYLYSDISVIKPFLYFNF; translated from the coding sequence ATGTTGGTTATAGCCTCTTTAGTGTTCTACAGCATGTGGAAAGTCCAATATATATGGGTAATTGTGTGTTCCATTGTTGTTAATTACGCCATCGGGTTTTTGCTGAAACGGGATACACACAGACGTCTTCTCTTAGCCACAGGGATAGTGATAAATGTAGCGGCACTGTGTGTGTTTAAATATACATACTTTGCGGTTACAAATTTAAACACTTTATTCAACACCAACATAATGGTAACCAATATAGCACTGCCGCTTGCAATCAGTTTTTTCACCTTTGAGCAGATATCATATCTTGCGTACTGCTATTATAATAAGCACACGGAGAGTTTTTTAAATTATTCCCTTTTTATATCATTTTTCCCAAAACTGATAGCAGGCCCGATAGTGTATCCGCAGGAGATGCTTCCGCAGTTTGCCTCAAAAGAGAACAAAACGATCAATTACGAAAACATTGTAAAAGGACTGGTACTGTTTTTTTGTGGTTTGTTTAAAAAAACTGTAGTTGCGGATACTTTAGCGATAGTGGCAGCCAATGGTTTTGACAAGCCGGATGTACTGAGTCTTGTAACGGCGTGGGCAACAGCGCTGGCATACACGTTGCAGTTATATTATGATTTTTCGGGTTACACCGATATGGCATGTGGTGTGGCTTTGATGTTTAACATACATTTACCCATAAACTTTGAATCTCCGTATAAGGCATCCAATATTCAGCAATTTTGGAAAACATGGCATATGACGTTAACCAGGTTTCTAAGGGATTATATTTACATTCCAATGGGTGGAAACAGGGCAAGCCGTCTTACAACGTATGTTAATATATTTGTGGTGTTTTTAATCGGCGGCATATGGCACGGAGCCGGTTGGACTTTTATCATATGGGGACTGCTCCACGGCGCCGCCATGGTGCTTCACCGGGCATGGCAGTTATCAGGGCTTAGGATGAATGGCTACATCGGGTGGTTTTTAACGTTTAACTTTGTCAACATAGCGTGGGTGTTTTTCAGGGCTAAGAGTGTGGATAGCGCATTTAATGTGTTAAGGGGTATGTCGGGGGTTCATGAGTTGAAAAAACTCCTTGCCTGCGGCCCCACGGCAGGTATTGCCACTGTGGCGGCCATGGTTATAAATTCCGTCAAAGAGTTTGCCGTAGCACTGAACGGTTTGTTTTTGGAGCATTATTTATACTATTTCTTCTTCATATTTATCTCATTAACAATGGTTCTAACCATAAACAACACCAATCATATTGTCAGATACTTTAAACCCTCCGTGGTTAGTTCACTGTTGTTTTCATTAGTGATGCTGGTCTCTCTCTTATATCTCTATAGTGATATAAGTGTCATAAAACCGTTTTTGTACTTTAACTTCTAA
- a CDS encoding B12-binding domain-containing radical SAM protein — translation MRVTLVVPNFRWAQWDKNTLWHFVPYNLCLIASMVQDICDVKVVDANVENMPESDLHSVLLEQNPDVVGITVLMDQYGPSGHAAARVVKSLNKNIKTVIGGVYATMNSQTIIEDENIDYVVMGEGEYVFRDLLGYFMGKNNIPERGIAYKLNGAVINGGHSDFIQNLDALPLPAYHLIDYTKYSNKDFVTRDSIDSPRDFPFARVLTSRGCPYGCCFCQVESISGKKFRPRSARSVLNEIKWLRESFNVKSFIFDDDNLYTDKKRAKELFRGMIEEGLSMPWLSIAVAVFRLDEEMIDLMYRSGCKYLNIAIESGTQRVLKEIINKPVDYDQAKAMVKKVKEYGIYIAANFVVGFPTETWDEIRETIKFAEELGVDYVKIFAAIPLRNTRLWDLSVETGALKKDFSHSGVRWSNGQLETDDFTANDLTILRAYEWDRINFSTPAKRKRVAEMMRITEEELLKIRRDTLKAATASMVTTS, via the coding sequence ATGAGAGTTACATTGGTGGTACCGAATTTTCGTTGGGCTCAGTGGGATAAAAACACGCTTTGGCACTTTGTTCCATATAACCTGTGCCTGATTGCCTCTATGGTACAAGACATTTGTGATGTAAAAGTGGTGGATGCTAATGTGGAAAATATGCCGGAGAGCGATTTGCACTCTGTTTTGCTGGAGCAAAACCCTGATGTAGTGGGCATAACAGTGTTGATGGACCAGTACGGGCCCTCAGGACATGCAGCCGCCCGTGTTGTTAAATCCCTTAATAAGAATATTAAGACTGTTATAGGGGGCGTCTATGCCACTATGAATTCACAGACTATTATTGAGGACGAAAACATTGACTATGTAGTGATGGGTGAGGGTGAGTACGTTTTCAGGGATTTATTGGGGTATTTTATGGGTAAAAACAATATTCCTGAAAGAGGGATTGCATATAAGTTAAACGGAGCCGTTATAAACGGAGGGCACTCGGACTTTATTCAGAACCTGGATGCTTTGCCTTTACCGGCGTATCACCTGATAGATTATACAAAGTACTCAAATAAGGACTTTGTAACCAGAGACAGCATCGACTCTCCGCGGGACTTTCCCTTTGCCAGGGTGCTTACCTCAAGGGGGTGTCCTTACGGATGCTGCTTCTGTCAGGTAGAGTCTATTTCCGGGAAGAAGTTCAGACCCAGGTCGGCCCGGAGTGTTTTAAACGAGATCAAGTGGCTCAGGGAGTCTTTTAACGTTAAATCTTTTATCTTTGATGACGATAACCTCTATACGGATAAAAAGCGTGCAAAAGAGCTCTTTCGGGGTATGATAGAAGAGGGGCTCTCGATGCCCTGGTTGTCAATAGCCGTTGCCGTGTTCAGGTTGGATGAGGAAATGATTGACCTGATGTACAGAAGCGGATGCAAGTACTTAAACATTGCTATTGAGTCCGGTACTCAGAGAGTACTTAAGGAGATAATCAATAAACCGGTTGACTATGACCAGGCAAAGGCAATGGTAAAGAAGGTAAAAGAGTACGGGATATACATAGCGGCAAACTTCGTAGTAGGCTTTCCCACAGAAACATGGGATGAGATAAGGGAAACCATAAAGTTTGCCGAGGAGTTGGGGGTGGATTATGTAAAGATATTTGCCGCAATCCCCCTTCGTAATACAAGGCTTTGGGATTTAAGCGTTGAGACCGGAGCTCTGAAAAAAGACTTCAGCCATAGCGGAGTCCGTTGGAGCAACGGCCAGCTTGAAACTGATGACTTTACCGCCAACGATCTTACCATTCTCAGGGCATACGAATGGGACAGGATTAACTTTTCAACTCCCGCCAAGAGAAAGCGTGTTGCCGAGATGATGCGAATAACGGAGGAAGAACTACTTAAAATACGCAGGGATACTCTGAAAGCTGCAACCGCCTCGATGGTAACAACCTCCTAA
- a CDS encoding Uma2 family endonuclease has translation MQTIERDLDLTEIINGVEVMGSSPFRKHQDVIGNLNEIIRHHVKTNRLGKVYFSPLDVIFEEGFNRLQPDILFIKKENMNIGQDWIRGVPDMVCEIVSPGTFRKDTEVKKAIYEKYRVPENWIVIPELQTVEVFTIENNKYKLHSIAEIEGTVTSKVIEGLQVNIKDIFE, from the coding sequence ATGCAAACCATCGAAAGAGATTTAGACTTAACAGAAATAATCAATGGAGTGGAAGTTATGGGTTCAAGTCCGTTCAGAAAACACCAGGATGTTATCGGTAACTTAAACGAGATTATTAGACATCACGTAAAAACAAATAGACTAGGAAAGGTATATTTTTCACCGCTTGATGTAATTTTCGAGGAAGGGTTCAATCGGCTACAACCTGACATATTATTTATTAAAAAAGAAAATATGAATATTGGACAGGACTGGATTAGAGGCGTACCTGATATGGTTTGTGAGATAGTATCACCAGGCACATTCAGGAAGGATACAGAAGTCAAGAAGGCAATTTATGAAAAATACAGGGTGCCTGAAAATTGGATTGTTATACCCGAACTACAAACTGTCGAGGTTTTTACCATAGAAAACAATAAATACAAATTACACTCCATTGCAGAAATTGAAGGCACAGTTACTTCTAAAGTCATCGAAGGACTGCAAGTAAATATTAAAGATATTTTTGAGTAG
- a CDS encoding BrnT family toxin, giving the protein MFEWDEAKRQKNLDKHRLDFRDARLMFDGRKAVHVPAFKNAESRFASIAIVGEKFYTVVWMWREDRRRIISFRRARDGEERAYRQIHG; this is encoded by the coding sequence ATGTTTGAGTGGGATGAAGCAAAACGGCAAAAGAACCTTGATAAACATCGCCTCGACTTTCGGGATGCGCGGCTGATGTTTGACGGTCGAAAAGCGGTTCATGTGCCAGCCTTCAAAAATGCTGAGTCCCGTTTTGCTTCTATCGCCATTGTTGGCGAGAAGTTTTACACGGTTGTGTGGATGTGGCGGGAAGATCGCCGCCGTATAATATCTTTCAGGAGAGCGCGCGATGGTGAGGAAAGAGCATATCGTCAAATACACGGATAA
- a CDS encoding tyrosine-type recombinase/integrase, whose product MNDLITIQKQKFDYEIDFKNRRLAENSKLTYKQAVKSFLQHVEGKGTITPELVMSWIQGLTERLKEGTIKPATYNLRLQGVKGWLIKEHENNLPIRFGIEQLFKSFKKPVIETAVHNNEYLTYAQIKDLTGKTTQRIKLILWALFWTGCRVSELINIKFTDVKTNGKVTIKILGKGGKERTVYMSSQLYDNCREIFAGKTYLFETKNGTPYNRISLHKEIKRQSERHGYFIHPHSLRHSMAMYLKDERSLTPDQTSKYLGHADVATTLRFYYHGIPASEDIGIFD is encoded by the coding sequence ATGAATGATTTAATCACTATCCAAAAGCAAAAATTTGATTACGAAATTGATTTTAAAAACAGACGCCTTGCAGAAAATTCTAAGCTGACCTATAAACAAGCCGTAAAGAGTTTTCTGCAGCATGTTGAAGGGAAAGGCACTATTACTCCGGAGCTTGTTATGAGCTGGATACAGGGTCTTACAGAGCGCCTTAAAGAGGGGACTATCAAACCCGCAACTTATAACTTACGTCTGCAGGGCGTTAAAGGCTGGCTCATCAAAGAGCACGAAAATAATCTTCCCATAAGGTTTGGCATAGAGCAATTGTTTAAGAGTTTTAAAAAACCTGTAATAGAAACTGCCGTCCATAATAACGAATATCTTACCTATGCGCAGATTAAGGATTTAACCGGCAAAACCACACAGAGAATAAAACTTATTCTATGGGCACTGTTTTGGACAGGCTGCAGAGTAAGCGAACTTATCAATATTAAATTTACCGATGTTAAGACTAACGGCAAAGTGACAATTAAAATATTAGGCAAAGGCGGTAAAGAGCGGACTGTTTATATGTCCTCACAACTGTATGATAATTGCAGAGAGATATTTGCCGGAAAAACTTATCTGTTTGAGACTAAAAACGGTACTCCATACAACAGGATATCTCTGCATAAAGAGATAAAAAGACAATCGGAGAGACATGGTTACTTCATACATCCGCATTCTTTACGACATAGTATGGCGATGTATCTTAAAGACGAAAGAAGTCTTACACCGGATCAGACAAGTAAGTACCTAGGACACGCTGATGTCGCAACTACGTTACGTTTTTATTATCACGGCATACCGGCTAGTGAAGACATAGGGATATTTGATTAA
- a CDS encoding Rpn family recombination-promoting nuclease/putative transposase — translation MIGEVLEIKALKVAALNTKLQITEERDADFILDITLHDGSSFILHIEFQAANDSDMPYRMLRYWLFITQKYKKPVRQVLFYVGKEPLRMPNYIKNEKVSYEYDIIDFRNIDCKKFMNSDSPQEMIIAILCNFKEKDDTIVIKNLLSRIKESVKGNLSRSKYIRQLEVLSQLRDLQEKVCKEVNEMALVYDIERDVRYRQGMEKGIEKGIEKGIERGIEKGIERGIERGREEGIERGMEKGLIKGLQEGIQLAIELKFGIDGMSLINMIDHIDNLKKLEQTKDYIKKAASVDELRNMFGV, via the coding sequence TTGATTGGCGAAGTTTTAGAAATAAAAGCCTTAAAAGTAGCAGCATTAAATACTAAGCTTCAAATCACAGAGGAAAGGGATGCCGACTTTATACTTGACATTACACTACACGACGGCAGCTCTTTTATTCTTCATATTGAGTTTCAAGCTGCCAACGACAGCGATATGCCCTACCGAATGCTGAGGTACTGGCTTTTCATTACTCAAAAATACAAAAAGCCGGTAAGACAGGTTTTATTCTATGTTGGTAAAGAGCCGCTGAGAATGCCAAATTATATTAAAAACGAGAAAGTATCCTACGAATATGACATTATAGATTTCAGAAACATAGACTGCAAAAAATTTATGAATTCCGATTCGCCGCAAGAGATGATAATTGCAATCTTATGTAATTTTAAAGAAAAAGATGATACAATAGTAATCAAGAACCTGTTAAGCAGGATAAAGGAGAGCGTAAAAGGTAATTTAAGCCGCTCAAAATACATACGGCAGTTGGAGGTATTGTCCCAACTGAGGGATTTACAGGAAAAAGTATGTAAGGAGGTAAACGAAATGGCATTGGTATATGATATAGAACGTGATGTCAGGTACAGGCAAGGAATGGAAAAAGGCATAGAAAAGGGGATAGAAAAGGGGATAGAGAGGGGCATAGAGAAGGGCATAGAGAGGGGTATAGAGAGAGGACGTGAAGAGGGGATAGAAAGAGGAATGGAAAAGGGGCTGATCAAGGGCCTTCAGGAAGGAATCCAGTTAGCCATTGAACTCAAATTCGGCATAGACGGAATGTCTCTGATTAACATGATAGACCACATTGACAACTTAAAGAAGCTGGAACAAACTAAAGACTATATTAAAAAAGCGGCTTCTGTTGATGAGTTAAGAAATATGTTTGGGGTGTAG
- a CDS encoding ribbon-helix-helix domain-containing protein, giving the protein MLRTTKLVTISIMPELLEQAEAMAKEEHRTKSELFREALRNYLEEREWQYLSRYGYKKAQELGLKNEDDVARLIEEYNNEQINA; this is encoded by the coding sequence ATGTTGAGAACAACCAAACTTGTCACCATTTCCATTATGCCCGAACTCTTAGAGCAGGCGGAAGCTATGGCTAAAGAGGAGCACAGAACCAAAAGCGAACTGTTTAGGGAAGCCTTAAGAAATTATCTTGAAGAAAGAGAATGGCAATACTTGAGTCGTTACGGCTATAAAAAAGCTCAAGAATTGGGCTTAAAAAACGAGGATGATGTAGCACGCTTAATCGAGGAATATAATAACGAACAGATAAATGCTTAA
- a CDS encoding class I SAM-dependent methyltransferase: MGRLLEIVTPLHRAVVRDYIGRMCNEKVHCMEVAKRYGAGYWDGHRKYGYGGYRYDGRWEVVARKLIEIYGLKEGARILDVGCGKAYLLYELKKLLPGAVVTGFDVSAYALGDAKEEIRENLFIYKAQDPYPFGNNEFDLVISLTTLHNLKVFELKTALGEIQRVGKEKYVVVESYRSEQELFNLQCWALTCESFFEVSEWIWLFNEFGYRGDYEFIYF; this comes from the coding sequence ATGGGAAGACTGTTGGAAATAGTAACGCCGCTTCACAGGGCTGTGGTGCGTGATTACATTGGGCGGATGTGTAACGAGAAGGTTCACTGTATGGAGGTGGCAAAGCGCTACGGCGCCGGCTACTGGGACGGGCACAGGAAGTACGGCTATGGCGGCTACCGCTATGACGGGCGGTGGGAGGTCGTGGCAAGAAAGCTGATTGAGATATATGGGTTAAAAGAGGGTGCACGGATTTTGGATGTTGGATGCGGAAAGGCATATTTATTATATGAATTAAAAAAGCTGCTGCCGGGGGCTGTGGTTACCGGGTTTGATGTGTCAGCTTATGCACTGGGTGACGCTAAAGAGGAAATCAGGGAAAATCTTTTTATCTACAAAGCACAGGACCCATACCCCTTTGGTAATAACGAGTTTGACCTTGTAATATCGCTGACAACCCTTCACAATCTTAAAGTGTTTGAGTTAAAGACGGCACTTGGTGAGATACAACGCGTTGGGAAAGAGAAGTATGTAGTGGTGGAGAGTTACCGCAGCGAGCAGGAGCTGTTTAACCTTCAGTGCTGGGCCCTCACGTGTGAGTCCTTTTTTGAGGTCTCCGAGTGGATATGGCTGTTTAATGAATTCGGCTACAGGGGCGATTACGAGTTTATCTATTTTTGA
- a CDS encoding cobalamin-dependent protein (Presence of a B(12) (cobalamin)-binding domain implies dependence on cobalamin itself, in one of its several forms, or in some unusual lineages, dependence on a cobalamin-like analog.), which yields MAIKISFADLTHTNNVVATNAIPLGVAMVASYAKKVLGDEIEIELFKYPDDFSSYLQDSPPDIACFSTFYWNVSLANAFARRIKAHRPDTITVFGGPNFPRQEDEQREFLLKYPYIDFYVQGEGELAFVEVYKVLKENGFKAEQVKRTGESVPNTVYLNTDNHLVAGELLERINDLNIIPSPFTEGLLDKFFDEFLTPVIQTVRGCPYSCGFCTASAPYYNKLRSFSRERINSDLRYIAMRAKVPDLCIVDLNFGIFKGDLDTAKELALIKSQYNWPRSVSIQSAKNQKERIIEIANLFGDSINPGAPVQSTNDDVLRSIKRKNMSFEDIIKIAETSELHGADSFSELILCLPGDSKEAHFKSVFDICSTGIKLITSHQYMMLLGTESASKESRHHYAIESKFRIVPRCFGIYKLYGESFSIAEIEEICVANKTMPYEDYKECRRLNLTIDIFNNGGVFSELIQFIASLGLSRAEFFKLIYDNLHNNPLLPDLYNQFSAEEEGNLWSRLSEAESFVCGDGVVERYIAGELGNNEIYKYRTTCFVDYLEAISRHAFAMAKLLLQKSGADENCFLYLDELYRFNMLVKSDFRIAKPPAVERFLFDFVRMEESHFSGNFIDYYLPNGIDIEIYHSTEQREEIDGYIKQFGGSITELGRLRNRVRINNLYRKARYRV from the coding sequence GTGGCAATAAAGATTTCTTTTGCAGACCTGACACATACCAACAACGTAGTGGCAACAAACGCCATCCCTCTGGGTGTGGCAATGGTGGCTTCTTATGCTAAGAAAGTACTTGGAGATGAGATAGAGATTGAACTGTTTAAGTACCCTGATGATTTCAGCTCATACCTGCAAGACAGCCCCCCGGACATAGCATGTTTTTCCACCTTCTACTGGAATGTCTCTTTGGCAAATGCTTTTGCGCGGAGAATTAAAGCACACCGTCCGGACACTATAACAGTGTTTGGGGGGCCGAACTTTCCACGGCAAGAGGATGAACAAAGGGAGTTTCTGTTGAAATACCCTTACATTGATTTCTATGTTCAGGGTGAGGGAGAGCTGGCCTTTGTGGAAGTTTACAAGGTGCTAAAGGAAAACGGCTTTAAGGCTGAGCAGGTCAAACGTACCGGAGAGTCTGTCCCAAACACCGTATATCTAAACACAGATAATCATCTGGTGGCGGGGGAGCTTTTAGAGAGAATTAATGACCTTAACATTATTCCCTCCCCTTTTACGGAAGGGTTACTTGATAAGTTTTTCGATGAGTTTCTTACCCCTGTAATTCAAACAGTGCGCGGATGCCCCTATAGCTGCGGTTTTTGCACCGCCTCGGCCCCTTATTACAATAAGCTGCGCAGTTTTTCCAGGGAAAGAATCAACAGCGATTTAAGGTACATTGCCATGCGGGCAAAGGTGCCCGATCTTTGCATTGTTGATCTGAACTTCGGAATATTTAAAGGCGATCTGGATACTGCAAAGGAACTTGCACTTATTAAGAGCCAATATAATTGGCCGCGCAGTGTCAGCATACAATCGGCTAAAAACCAGAAAGAACGCATAATAGAGATAGCCAATCTCTTTGGTGATTCCATTAACCCGGGAGCCCCCGTGCAGAGCACTAATGATGACGTGCTGCGGAGTATTAAGCGTAAAAACATGTCTTTTGAGGATATTATCAAAATTGCTGAAACCTCCGAACTCCACGGAGCGGACAGCTTCTCGGAGCTGATTTTATGTCTGCCCGGAGACAGCAAAGAGGCCCACTTTAAGTCAGTCTTTGATATCTGCAGCACAGGGATAAAGTTGATTACCAGCCATCAGTATATGATGCTTTTAGGTACAGAGAGCGCTTCTAAAGAAAGCAGGCACCATTACGCTATTGAGTCAAAATTTCGTATCGTACCAAGGTGTTTCGGAATATATAAGCTCTATGGTGAGAGTTTCTCTATTGCCGAAATCGAGGAAATCTGCGTTGCAAATAAAACCATGCCTTATGAGGATTACAAGGAATGCCGGCGGCTGAATTTAACCATTGATATCTTTAACAACGGCGGTGTGTTTTCTGAGCTTATTCAATTTATTGCCTCTTTGGGGCTCTCACGTGCGGAATTTTTCAAACTTATATACGACAATCTTCATAATAACCCTCTTCTGCCGGACTTATATAATCAGTTCAGCGCCGAGGAGGAGGGAAACCTCTGGAGCCGGCTCTCAGAGGCTGAGTCCTTTGTTTGTGGAGACGGCGTTGTTGAGCGTTATATTGCCGGGGAGCTTGGAAACAACGAAATCTATAAGTACCGGACTACTTGTTTTGTTGATTACCTTGAGGCCATCAGCCGTCATGCCTTTGCAATGGCAAAGTTGTTATTACAAAAAAGCGGCGCCGACGAAAATTGTTTCCTCTATCTGGATGAGTTATACCGGTTCAACATGCTTGTGAAGTCGGATTTTCGCATAGCTAAACCACCTGCGGTTGAGCGTTTTTTGTTTGATTTTGTGCGCATGGAGGAGAGTCATTTCAGCGGTAATTTTATTGATTACTATCTGCCCAATGGAATAGATATTGAAATTTATCACAGCACAGAGCAGCGTGAGGAAATAGACGGGTATATAAAACAATTCGGCGGTTCAATTACAGAGCTGGGAAGACTGCGAAATCGGGTCCGTATCAATAATCTTTACAGAAAGGCGAGGTACCGGGTCTGA
- a CDS encoding AbrB/MazE/SpoVT family DNA-binding domain-containing protein, translating to MLWQVNSNFQITLPIEFRKRFNIHEGDLLEVVENEDGVIVRPADPVEIEFRKKQVIKNLHEIYEKLADNPYANLPEEEVMEIVNEKIREVREEKRKEREAQAQVQSIS from the coding sequence ATGCTTTGGCAAGTAAACAGCAACTTCCAAATAACTCTACCGATAGAGTTTAGGAAGAGGTTTAACATACACGAGGGAGATTTGTTGGAAGTAGTCGAAAACGAGGACGGGGTTATCGTTCGACCCGCAGACCCCGTAGAGATAGAATTTAGGAAAAAACAAGTAATTAAAAACTTGCACGAAATTTATGAGAAACTGGCCGATAACCCTTATGCTAACTTGCCGGAAGAGGAAGTAATGGAAATCGTCAATGAAAAAATTAGAGAAGTCAGGGAAGAGAAGAGAAAAGAAAGAGAAGCACAAGCGCAAGTTCAATCTATCTCTTAA
- a CDS encoding putative toxin-antitoxin system toxin component, PIN family has translation MRVILDCNIIISAGLNAGICRDLIDEVLLKHQIFLSQKIIAEYDRVIKRFELNLAATKIFSETIPIILEVAKTIEPLESSFNLIDRDDEIYLATALAAKVDVIITGNRKHFPFDEYKGVKILSPREFLTWVNTP, from the coding sequence ATGAGGGTTATTCTTGATTGTAATATTATTATTTCCGCCGGACTTAATGCCGGTATTTGTCGTGATTTAATTGACGAAGTTCTTTTGAAACATCAAATTTTTCTTTCACAAAAAATTATTGCGGAATACGACAGAGTTATTAAACGATTTGAGCTAAATTTAGCGGCTACTAAGATATTTAGTGAAACCATTCCGATAATTTTAGAAGTAGCTAAAACCATCGAACCATTGGAAAGTTCTTTTAATTTGATTGACCGTGATGACGAAATTTATCTTGCCACGGCTTTAGCGGCTAAAGTCGATGTGATCATCACTGGAAATAGAAAACATTTTCCTTTTGATGAGTACAAGGGAGTGAAGATTTTAAGCCCACGAGAGTTTTTAACATGGGTAAATACTCCGTAA
- a CDS encoding BrnA antitoxin family protein — translation MVRKEHIVKYTDKELSKLVEREGTLSDWYKAAGMTQAEIEACVASDSDEAEMVMDWDNVTVELPHPKAILNMRIDKDILDYFRKTGRDYQSLINAVLRSYVQWREQHHHKG, via the coding sequence ATGGTGAGGAAAGAGCATATCGTCAAATACACGGATAAGGAATTAAGCAAGCTGGTCGAGCGTGAGGGGACGCTTTCCGATTGGTATAAGGCCGCCGGCATGACACAGGCGGAGATCGAAGCCTGTGTTGCCTCTGATTCTGATGAGGCTGAAATGGTCATGGATTGGGATAACGTCACAGTAGAGTTGCCGCACCCTAAGGCCATTCTGAACATGCGAATTGACAAGGACATACTTGACTACTTCCGTAAGACCGGCAGAGACTACCAATCCCTCATCAATGCCGTTTTGCGGTCTTATGTTCAATGGCGAGAGCAGCATCACCACAAGGGATAA